One window of Tenacibaculum maritimum NCIMB 2154 genomic DNA carries:
- a CDS encoding MotA/TolQ/ExbB proton channel family protein, with protein sequence MSPFFQEELQEVVSEEKTLSIYNLIMDGGLGGQIIIALLFVLLAVALYVYFERFFAIKAASKVDENFMNQIKDYISNGNLESAKDLCDNTPIPTARLIAKGISRIGKPLEDINTAIENAGKLEVYKLERNVSVLATIAGAAPMIGFLGTVIGMIVAIHEIANSGGQIDIKMLSDGLYTAMTTTVAGLIVGIVAYITYNHLVVKTDKVVYQMEAKSVEFLDLLNEPV encoded by the coding sequence ATGTCTCCATTTTTTCAAGAAGAATTACAAGAAGTAGTATCAGAAGAAAAAACATTGTCTATCTATAACCTGATTATGGATGGCGGTTTAGGTGGTCAAATTATTATAGCATTGCTGTTTGTTTTGCTAGCAGTAGCGCTATATGTATATTTTGAGCGCTTTTTTGCAATAAAAGCAGCGTCGAAAGTAGATGAGAATTTTATGAATCAGATAAAAGATTATATTTCTAACGGGAATCTGGAAAGTGCTAAAGATTTATGTGATAATACGCCAATACCAACAGCGCGTTTGATAGCTAAAGGGATTTCAAGAATAGGGAAGCCTTTGGAAGATATTAATACAGCTATTGAAAATGCAGGAAAATTGGAGGTGTATAAATTAGAAAGAAATGTATCTGTACTCGCAACAATAGCAGGAGCAGCTCCAATGATAGGTTTTTTAGGAACTGTAATAGGTATGATTGTAGCTATTCATGAAATAGCTAACTCAGGAGGTCAAATAGATATTAAAATGTTGTCAGATGGCTTATATACGGCGATGACAACTACAGTTGCAGGACTAATAGTAGGTATTGTGGCTTATATAACGTATAATCATTTGGTAGTAAAAACCGATAAGGTGGTTTATCAAATGGAAGCAAAGTCAGTAGAATTCTTAGATTTATTAAATGAGCCTGTGTAA